The Xanthomonas indica genome has a segment encoding these proteins:
- the fabZ gene encoding 3-hydroxyacyl-ACP dehydratase FabZ, producing MSHDQPLPDIAQIRALLPHRYPFLLVDKVVSLDFENRRIVAHKNVSINEPYFQGHFPGQPIMPGVLIIEALAQAGGILTQLAMGRDAQSKLFYMVKVDNARFNSQVVPGDVLELHVEIKRVIRNMAVYYGEAKVNGKVVACAEVLCAGTRE from the coding sequence ATGAGCCACGATCAGCCCCTGCCGGACATCGCCCAGATCCGCGCACTGCTCCCGCACCGCTACCCGTTCCTGCTGGTGGACAAGGTGGTCTCGCTGGATTTCGAGAACCGCCGGATCGTTGCGCACAAGAACGTGAGCATCAACGAGCCGTATTTCCAGGGCCATTTCCCCGGCCAGCCGATCATGCCCGGCGTGCTGATCATCGAGGCGCTGGCGCAGGCCGGTGGCATCCTGACCCAGTTGGCGATGGGCCGCGACGCGCAGTCCAAGCTGTTCTACATGGTCAAGGTCGACAACGCCCGCTTCAACAGCCAGGTGGTGCCCGGCGACGTGCTGGAGCTGCACGTGGAGATCAAGCGGGTGATCCGCAACATGGCGGTGTACTACGGCGAGGCCAAGGTCAACGGCAAGGTCGTGGCCTGCGCCGAAGTGCTGTGCGCCGGCACCCGCGAATGA
- the lpxA gene encoding acyl-ACP--UDP-N-acetylglucosamine O-acyltransferase, with translation MSANAPLIHPSAIIDPGATLAADVRVGAFTVIGAEVEIGEGCEIGSHCSIVGPTRLGRDNRLVGHVALGGDPQDKKFAGERTELVIGDRNVIREFVTVSRGTGSGGGITRVGSDNWFLAYTHVAHDCIVGNHCVFSNNTTLAGHVEVGDHVIISGFAGAHQFCRIGDHAFLGMGALINGDVPPFTMVGGNSLGRPRGINSEGLKRRGFDPERVAAIKRAYRALYVAGLPLAEAKHQLAVLAEGSEDVRAMLEFIESSERPLLR, from the coding sequence ATGAGCGCCAACGCTCCCCTGATTCACCCCTCCGCGATCATCGACCCCGGCGCGACACTCGCCGCCGACGTGCGCGTCGGCGCCTTCACCGTGATCGGCGCCGAGGTGGAGATCGGCGAAGGCTGCGAGATCGGCTCGCATTGCAGCATCGTCGGCCCGACCCGGCTGGGCCGCGACAACCGCCTGGTCGGCCACGTCGCGCTCGGCGGCGACCCGCAGGACAAGAAGTTCGCCGGCGAACGCACCGAACTGGTGATCGGCGACCGCAACGTGATCCGCGAGTTCGTCACCGTCAGCCGCGGCACCGGCAGCGGCGGCGGCATCACCCGGGTCGGCAGCGACAACTGGTTCCTCGCCTACACCCACGTCGCCCACGACTGCATCGTCGGCAACCATTGCGTGTTCTCCAACAACACCACCCTGGCCGGGCATGTGGAAGTGGGCGACCACGTCATCATCAGCGGCTTCGCCGGCGCGCACCAGTTCTGCCGCATCGGCGATCACGCCTTCCTCGGCATGGGCGCGCTGATCAACGGCGACGTCCCGCCGTTCACCATGGTCGGCGGCAATTCGCTGGGGCGCCCGCGCGGCATCAACAGCGAAGGCCTGAAGCGCCGCGGCTTCGATCCCGAACGCGTGGCCGCGATCAAGCGCGCCTACCGTGCGCTGTACGTGGCCGGCCTGCCGCTGGCCGAGGCCAAGCACCAGTTGGCGGTGCTGGCCGAAGGCAGCGAGGACGTGCGTGCGATGCTGGAATTCATCGAATCCAGCGAGCGGCCGTTGTTGCGATGA